The proteins below are encoded in one region of Phaeodactylum tricornutum CCAP 1055/1 chromosome 3, complete sequence:
- a CDS encoding predicted protein, whose product MVRHHTKNKHAPKNQAEQAVADAKQLDRFAGSSEESAAEDDDVSVGVPNATSPIHAQESLLLQSNRPTATTKKPANDREIDNVPPREEYSADEESKVESEHDDDGDAILTKSAGMASAMSRILGTDEGPGSSKTTLGAKPVVLAKTTTPLQRQAAREKESVKAAQEKRRANRERTLQACHVPLSVATTSHVDDSNNAGAALVQELEQERSHRRVATRGVVALFNAIAQHQHQVVEPEAPSSQISNKKDSVKKLTKHGFLDMIKSKAAAQKEDDMAKTSKGGPDSRRTTASDAEKPQWNALQDDYLMNPKKNWDQEDSSEEDGSGNESKQRPGPPKKARKAR is encoded by the coding sequence ATGGTACGGCATCATACCAAGAACAAGCACGCTCCAAAGAACCAGGCGGAGCAAGCGGTCGCGGACGCGAAGCAGCTCGATCGCTTTGCGGGATCGAGCGAGGAAAGCGCtgccgaagacgacgacgtttCGGTCGGAGTCCCCAATGCGACATCCCCAATCCATGCGCAAGAGTCCCTTTTGCTACAAAGCAACCGTCCCACCGCGACTACGAAAAAGCCTGCAAATGATCGCGAAATTGATAATGTGCCACCTCGGGAGGAGTACAGCGCGGACGAAGAATCAAAAGTCGAATCGGAGCACGATGACGACGGTGACGCAATTTTGACCAAATCCGCCGGCATGGCGAGTGCCATGTCCCGAATTCTCGGAACCGATGAAGGTCCGGGATCGTCCAAGACTACATTGGGTGCGAAACCTGTCGTGTTGGccaaaacgacgacaccccTCCAGCGCCAGGCGGCGCGGGAAAAAGAATCCGTCAAGGCCGCCCAGGAAAAGCGACGGGCGAACCGGGAACGCACGTTGCAAGCCTGCCACGTGCCCTTATCCGTGGCCACGACGTCGCACGTGGATGATTCCAACAATGCTGGGGCTGCACTGGTACAAGAGCTGGAACAGGAACGCTCGCATCGACGAGTGGCCACCAGAGGAGTGGTGGCCCTGTTCAACGCTATCGCCCAACATCAGCACCAGGTGGTGGAACCGGAAGCACCGTCTAGTCAAATCAGTAATAAGAAAGACTCCGTCAAGAAACTGACCAAGCACGGATTCTTGGACATGATTAAAAGCAAAGCGGCGGCCCAAAAAGAGGACGATATGGCCAAAACGTCCAAGGGGGGTCCTGATTCACGACGCACCACAGCCTCGGATGCGGAGAAACCACAATGGAACGCATTGCAGGATGACTATCTAATGAATCCCAAAAAGAACTGGGACCAGGAAGACTCCTCTGAAGAAGACGGCAGTGGTAACGAAAGCAAACAACGCCCTGGTCCTCCAAAAAAGGCACGCAAGGCTCGCTAA
- a CDS encoding predicted protein, which translates to MSDTGWTFAAAADACDDEDVWTQPPFTPTNPLHRALQAWDASLRCGICRELFRIPTSVVACGHVFCACCVRDSFQTQLYRTLKKSASCPLCRDGKVVEKDPSFAKTLRPNPLLEQLVLQYQSLRKPLYDALCQSLETTAPSGGGGSVGDDTNGSGASGVNNREGGCGDVGVVDSDGSVGVVGSRAVSATNEGAVHANTRSNTVTRSNHHHQPYPNPHSVNTDDDETTAPTTQATPLPPPPLVPQRSLNYHGLKRKRLQELCQQQGLDTTGTDETLKNRHRAYVAFHNAHVDSVQPWTAAELIRIFNQRERAKARVARPRSLIPPTTDAHGNIAYDPKLRAGFAKLVAQARKQQQEQQCQHREEQSQQSSTTPITSSTEFVTEPTQQAPQSTDHPVTDASAPVMAPTHVPSMVNPYRQGHGTTPAATRSNPRATTPGSQSSEESRRRTTTRSTNQYRSPLLHSDPVPNGPPNAMAVLSSGSETPSNVNPYKQRNCSSQPATSTPSSHETNSDTVKSTLSANPSRRPSPVDVLADCNTNGHASDDHNNTVRPTLPQSRKRTRPHGKVSPATSSLLNTRKGYRRDSAQGSWTCGKCTFFNQKHKWRTSCCEMCATPRSEATEQCVGEGQHVNVD; encoded by the exons ATGTCGGACACGGGTTGGACGTTCGCTGCGGCGGCGGACGcttgcgacgacgaagatgtcTGGACACAACCGCCGTTCACGCCCACCAATCCGTTGCACCGGGCGCTGCAGGCCTGGGACGCCAGTCTCCGCTGCGGCATTTGCCGGGAACTCTTCCGGATACCCACCTCCGTCGTGGCCTGTGGACACGTCTTTTGTGCCTGCTGTGTACGGGATTCCTTCCAAACACAACTCTACCGCACGCTCAAGAAGAGTGCCTCGTGTCCGCTCTGTCGGGATGGGAAAGTGGTAGAAAAGGATCCCAGCTTTGCCAAAACACTCCGACCCAATCCACTGCTCGAACAACTTGTACTCCAGTATCAATCTCTACGAAAACCACTCTACGATGCCCTTTGTCAGTCACTCGAAACGACGGCACCCAGTGGGGGTGGTGGTAGTGTTGGTGACGATACCAACGGTAGTGGTGCTAGTGGTGTAAATAATAGGGAAGGGGGTTGTGGTGATGTTGGTGTAGTGGACAGTGACGGTAGTGTTGGTGTGGTGGGGAGTCGTGCGGTTTCTGCCACGAACGAAGGTGCCGTACACGCCAATACCCGGAGCAATACCGTTACACGGAGCAATCATCATCATCAACCCTATCCAAACCCACACTCCGTCAAcactgacgacgacgaaacaacGGCACCAACCACCCAGGCTACTCCtctaccaccaccaccactcGTGCCCCAACGCAGTCTCAATTATCACGGTCTCAAACGCAAGCGTTTACAGGAATTgtgtcaacaacaaggacTCGACACCACCGGGACGGACGAAACTTTGAAAAACCGACACCGCGCCTATGTCGCCTTTCACAACGCCCACGTCGACTCCGTACAACCCTGGACCGCCGCAGAATTGATCCGCATTTTCAATCAACGGGAACGGGCCAAGGCGCGGGTTGCTCGACCGCGTTCGCTCATACCGCCCACCACCGACGCCCACGGTAACATTGCCTACGATCCCAAGCTCCGCGCCGGATTCGCCAAACTCGTGGCGCAAGCcagaaaacaacaacaagagcaaCAATGCCAGCATCGTGAAGAACAAAGCCAGCAGTCTTCGACGACACCAATAACATCCTCCACCGAATTCGTAACGGAACCAACGCAACAGGCACCACAATCGACTGACCATCCCGTGACGGATGCTTCGGCACCGGTAATGGCACCAACCCATGTACCTTCAATGGTAAATCCGTATCGCCAAGGTCACGGGACCACCCCGGCCGCTACGCGGAGCAACCCTCGTGCAACCACCCCCGGGTCCCAGTCGAGCGAGGAATCACGGCGGCGAACGACTACGCGTTCGACCAACCAGTATCGATCCCCTCTCCTTCACTCGGACCCGGTACCGAACGGGCCTCCCAACGCCATGGCCGTTCTGTCTTCGGGTTCGGAAACGCCCTCCAACGTCAACCCGTACAAACAGAGAAATTGCTCGTCGCAGCCCGCAACAAGCACACCTTCCTCACACGAAACCAACTCCGACACCGTCAAATCTACGCTCTCCGCAAACCCCTCTAGGAGGCCGTCTCCAGTCGATGTCTTGGCCGATTGCAACACGAATGGGCATGCCAGCGACGACCACAACAACACGGTGCGACCCACTCTTCCACAGAGCCGCAAACGAACCCGACCGCACGGGAAGGTATCGCCGGCGACGTCGTCACTACTCAACACGCGCAAAGGATACCGCCGGGACAGCGCGCAAGGATCGTGGACGTGCGGTAAG TGCACTTTTTTCAACCAAAAACACAAGTGGCGCACTTCGTGTTGTGAGATGTGTGCCACACCCCGTTCGGAAGCCACGGAACAATGCGTGGGCGAGGGACAACACGTGAACGTAGATTGA
- a CDS encoding predicted protein: MVSSSTLFSVAGKNVLVTGGSRGVGYMIAKGFSEAGANVLLTSRSETDCAKAAQELNCQYVASNVASREGCQALVEQVGRTFDKRLDVLINNAGTSWGEPLSRNSKSNWGFDKVFDLNVKGLFFLTRACLPLLEQSASPDNPSRIINIGSVTGLVPQQAPTHAYDASKAAVHNLTRKFAADLASKHVTVNALAPGFVPSRMSAGLAAWGGDADQLARTIPLGRLGNADDMAGACIYLSSRAGNWCTGVILNVDGGAVGALQLPLSSL, translated from the coding sequence ATGGTCAGTAGCAGTACTTTGTTTTCGGTGGCGGGCAAAAATGTGCTGGTCACGGGCGGTTCCCGCGGCGTCGGCTACATGATCGCCAAAGGCTTTTCCGAAGCCGGAGCGAACGTCTTGTTGACGAGTCGCTCCGAGACGGACTGCGCCAAAGCTGCGCAGGAGCTAAACTGTCAGTACGTTGCGTCCAACGTTGCGTCCCGGGAAGGATGCCAAGCACTCGTCGAACAAGTGGGTCGGACTTTTGACAAACGACTCGATGTCTTGATCAACAACGCCGGAACATCCTGGGGAGAACCACTATCACGGAATTCCAAATCCAACTGGGGGttcgacaaagtcttcgatCTCAACGTCAAGGGCTTGTTCTTCTTGACCCGCGCGTGTTTGCCGTTGTTGGAACAGAGTGCTTCGCCGGACAATCCGTCACGAATCATTAACATAGGCAGCGTCACCGGGTTGGTGCCGCAGCAAGCCCCCACCCACGCCTACGACGCCAGCAAGGCTGCCGTGCATAACCTCACGCGCAAATTTGCCGCCGACTTGGCCTCCAAGCACGTGACCGTCAACGCACTCGCGCCCGGATTCGTCCCGTCCCGGATGAGTGCTGGTTTGGCGGCCTGGGGTGGGGACGCCGACCAATTGGCCCGAACGATTCCGCTCGGGCGACTCGGCAACGCAGACGACATGGCAGGGGCGTGCATTTATCTATCGTCGAGAGCAGGCAATTGGTGCACCGGCGTTATACTGAACGTAGATGGTGGAGCCGTGGGTGCTCTGCAACTGCCGCTGTCAAGTTTGTAA
- a CDS encoding predicted protein, whose translation MSASLGIASSSTSSSSLRVGSSRSPSPSGRRSSGGSQGSNRSGGGGTPRPSLGGLPTVHSGRSWISLDSHEDDNDVVVRAVEAPAATACTTTGSRTNTPTVPVSTTTSSNDNSSNNNNSSNKHNQRSWGWRRPRSASAPTDTTPTMNNNNIKNNNTTRQRLLASKLARQSRWNSTPATLDGGAWDSKNSAGPTSTPHSRLSLSNSIRSSGSNALSTRDNNNVTSHRYKPNDQLLYKLPLRWNSAPHTHSTLVNAHGFPPGEGITPAELRGPYHFVLATVQSIHFDEMQPYYTVKRADTNSVLRAERDDLVPFQNPRAVQAADEAAQRPTIDPNADRHSPQNRTSDSPATHPAALCGYALLLPFLAFYDALAYLYLRYFRPLVYRVSGYVQHKARLILNGVEPFVCQVRLTLVNFVVLCSVWYVFADQARLAFFPPSSDVALAYVNASVWLVLVLELILEVFVRPDGYRDLLMAEKAYAPTTVRYIHGLHVLVETIALVLFIPEFYCLISSYRCDARIPVSFHHAAFQGVTGPTGLDAFYGRAYFAVVRLRVFGLVRHWRNMWIANTFLQASWKKSKAATTDDSPEPSARQTSISTTVTASSLRPSEVSSITTAAALLASSRHSEKSVDDTEGVGTLAKDNTSLTDASTIGTALMATNSYRALAILWFITGVFPLLWPMGSFYHNKVASSMTAQLQGTNVLVDESTPAGCAFLADSVRSWLAGLYAPDFALRPDAPYVVALGMEPSRCWNTTLYEWVCNDVTERAAVDADEELVQLYCDWWTAHQAGSSEAELADILGLREGSVQTYRLQELANQTLATGETAQTIYSVAACFDESFTIETAAFASLLLQLCLLVLVLGGLSVLRGDAEVLVLGPLRRMLKIVARYAKNPLIQPRVARQFVKTRRFVSSRGDDDENSDSSSDAGPRQIGDRGLALGSYETTQLITAVTKITDLLRKCWGVAGADIISTNLATREGALTEVFNPTVPGKSVYALFGFAGIDGFDHALRSLGGDVMILINDVAAVLHDEVFRWGLHDSGQCNKNLGSAFLMVFRIGLVKEVTKKLEQATDVVFNTATNKSSGIKRRKKNAVSSRNMSKTSGSTSRRTPLSRPFLSVASIPRVAAAKKAAYHFDRKAIQRSSSTKAMSLSLASLPGISTFTDRAVIGMLKSFAGIHRDGRIRNWNDDFRLGAGVGAFTVNMNFGMDAGWAVEGAVGSEYKIDATYLSPHVNMASRMMGASKQYGVSIMLSQAVQELMSDVARSKLRHLDTVTVKGSLLQQKIYTYDARYKGVDFFLHSRPEEQADIDAEVFSSHTWNTDPDLRAMRQHVTDEFIKAFNGGRKAFIAGDWTDAIVKLERANEIMMETALEEGYLEDELEEVQIQAGDDSKGAAEALKRETGDGPSNLLN comes from the coding sequence ATGTCGGCGTCTTTAGGAATAgcctcgtcgtccacgtcgtcgtcatcattgcGTGTGGGTTCGAGTCGTTCTCCGTCACCCTCCGGACGCAGAAGTAGTGGCGGCTCGCAAGGCAGCAATCGTTCCGGAGGAGGAGGAACCCCACGTCCCAGTCTCGGCGGACTTCCCACCGTCCATTCCGGACGATCCTGGATCAGTCTCGACTCGCACGAAGATGATAATGATGTTGTTGTGCGTGCGGTAGAAGCACCAGCGGCAACCGCATGCACAACAACAGGGTCCCGGACCAACACACCCACTGTCCCGGTCAGTACGACAACTtccagcaacgacaacagtagcaacaacaacaacagcagcaacaaacatAACCAAAGGAGCTGGGGATGGCGTCGTCCGAGATCGGCATCCGCTCCCACCGACACTACCCCCACaatgaacaacaacaacatcaaaaATAATAACACTACCCGACAGCGACTGCTGGCGTCGAAATTGGCGCGACAATCCCGCTGGAACAGTACACCGGCTACCTTGGACGGCGGTGCTTGGGATTCCAAGAATTCAGCCGGCCCGACGAGTACACCCCATTCCCGATTGTCTCTTTCCAACAGCATTCGGTCCTCCGGAAGCAACGCACTTTCCACCCgtgacaacaacaacgtcacCAGTCACCGGTACAAGCCCAACGATCAATTACTCTATAAATTACCCTTGCGCTGGAACTCGGcaccacacacacactccACCTTGGTCAACGCCCATGGCTTCCCACCCGGCGAAGGGATTACTCCCGCTGAACTCCGAGGGCCCTACCACTTCGTTCTGGCCACCGTCCAGAGTATACACTTTGACGAAATGCAGCCCTACTACACCGTCAAACGCGCGGATACCAACTCGGTCCTGCGGGCCGAACGGGACGATCTGGTGCCCTTCCAGAACCCCCGCGCCGTACAGGCGGCCGACGAAGCCGCCCAACGCCCCACCATTGATCCCAACGCGGACCGCCACTCGCCCCAAAACCGGACGTCCGATTCTCCCGCCACGCACCCCGCTGCTCTCTGCGGCTACGCCCTCCTCTTGCCATTTTTGGCATTCTACGATGCCCTCGCGTATCTATACCTTCGTTACTTCCGGCCCTTGGTATACCGTGTATCGGGCTACGTCCAGCACAAAGCCCGCTTGATCTTGAATGGAGTCGAGCCCTTTGTCTGTCAAGTCCGCCTCACTCTGGTCAATTTCGTCGTGCTCTGCAGTGTCTGGTATGTCTTTGCCGACCAAGCTCGCTTGGCCTTTTTCCCACCGTCCTCCGACGTCGCTTTGGCCTACGTCAATGCTAGTGTCTGGCTCGTGCTCGTCCTGGAACTGATCCTCGAAGTCTTTGTGCGCCCCGACGGTTACCGAGACTTGTTAATGGCGGAAAAAGCTTACGCACCCACTACGGTGCGCTACATTCACGGCCTTCACGTGCTGGTCGAAACTATTGCTCTCGTCCTTTTCATCCCGGAATTCTACTGTCTCATTTCGTCCTACCGTTGCGACGCCCGTATCCCCGTTTCCTTCCACCACGCTGCCTTTCAGGGAGTCACCGGACCGACCGGCTTGGACGCCTTTTACGGGCGGGCCTACTTTGCCGTGGTCCGCTTACGTGTCTTTGGTCTCGTCCGGCATTGGCGGAACATGTGGATCGCCAACACTTTTCTTCAAGCGTCGTGGAAAAAGTCCAaggcggcgacgacggatGACTCGCCCGAGCCGTCGGCGCGGCAAACCTCCATCTCCACCACGGTGACAGCCTCGTCGCTGCGGCCATCGGAAGTTTCTTCCATAACAACGGCGGCCGCTCTGCTCGCCAGCTCCCGGCACTCGGAGAAGTCCGTGGACGACACGGAGGGGGTTGGAACACTGGCCAAGGACAATACAAGCTTGACGGACGCCTCGACGATTGGCACCGCCCTCATGGCGACCAATTCCTACCGTGCCTTGGCCATTCTCTGGTTCATTACGGGTGTTTTCCCGCTCCTCTGGCCCATGGGTAGCTTTTACCACAATAAGGTGGCCTCGTCCATGACGGCGCAGTTGCAGGGCACCAATGTACTGGTCGATGAGTCGACCCCCGCGGGATGCGCGTTTTTGGCCGACAGCGTCCGAAGTTGGTTGGCGGGCTTGTACGCGCCGGATTTTGCGTTGCGTCCCGACGCACCCTACGTCGTCGCCCTGGGTATGGAACCCAGCCGGTGCTGGAATACCACGTTGTACGAGTGGGTCTGTAACGACGTGACGGAACGCGCGGCGGTAGACGCAGACGAAGAGCTTGTCCAGCTTTATTGCGATTGGTGGACTGCCCATCAGGCCGGCAGTTCCGAGGCCGAGCTGGCGGATATTTTGGGTTTAAGGGAGGGATCCGTACAAACCTACCGTCTGCAAGAATTGGCCAATCAGACGTTGGCGACGGGAGAAACAGCGCAGACAATATACTCCGTTGCGGCCTGTTTCGATGAGTCGTTCACTATCGAAACCGCGGCTTTTGcttcgttgcttttgcagTTGTGCCTCTTGGTGTTGGTTTTAGGTGGCCTTTCGGTTCTTCGCGGAGATGCCGAAGTACTGGTCCTAGGTCCGTTGCGGCGAATGTTGAAAATAGTAGCCCGGTACGCCAAGAATCCCTTGATTCAACCACGCGTGGCCCGACAGTTTGTAAAAACACGTCGATTCGTGTCGAGTCGAGgagatgacgatgaaaatTCCGATTCGTCCAGTGACGCAGGTCCTCGACAGATTGGTGACCGCGGCTTGGCCCTGGGAAGCTACGAAACCACACAGCTGATTACCGCCGTGACGAAAATTACCGATCTACTGCGCAAATGCTGGGGTGTCGCGGGAGCGGACATTATTTCTACAAACTTGGCCACTCGAGAAGGAGCGTTGACGGAAGTATTTAATCCTACGGTCCCCGGTAAAAGTGTGTACGCCTTGTTCGGTTTTGCCGGCATTGACGGTTTTGACCACGCGCTGCGCAGCCTCGGAGGCGATGTCATGATCTTGATCAACGACGTGGCAGCCGTACTGCACGACGAAGTCTTTCGTTGGGGTCTGCACGACTCTGGTCAGTGCAACAAGAATCTGGGGAGCGCCTTTCTGATGGTCTTTCGGATCGGACTAGTCAAGGAGGTTACCAAAAAGCTCGAACAGGCCACAGACGTCGTCTTCAATACCGCGACGAACAAGTCGTCGGGCATCAaacgaagaaagaagaatgcGGTGAGCAGCCGAAATATGAGCAAAACGTCCGGATCAACTTCGCGACGTACTCCACTATCGCGTCCTTTCCTGTCTGTGGCTTCTATTCCTCGAGTAGCAGCTGCCAAAAAGGCAGCCTATCACTTTGATCGAAAAGCGATTCAACGATCGTCATCAACAAAGGCCATGAGCCTCTCTCTGGCATCACTTCCTGGTATCAGTACGTTCACGGATCGCGCCGTCATTGGCATGCTGAAAAGTTTTGCGGGTATTCACCGCGATGGTAGAATCAGGAATTGGAACGACGACTTTCGCCTCGGTGCCGGTGTCGGCGCTTTCACGGTAAATATGAATTTCGGCATGGATGCTGGTTGGGCTGTGGAAGGTGCTGTTGGCAGCGAATACAAGATTGACGCAACGTACTTGTCCCCGCACGTAAATATGGCTAGCCGGATGATGGGGGCTTCGAAGCAGTATGGCGTAAGCATCATGCTTTCTCAGGCGGTGCAAGAGCTCATGAGCGATGTGGCTAGATCAAAGCTTCGTCATTTGGACACTGTTACCGTTAAAGGATCCTTGCTCCAGCAAAAAATATACACGTACGATGCCCGCTACAAAGGCGTTGATTTCTTTTTGCATAGTAGGCCGGAGGAGCAAGCGGATATTGATGCGGAAGTATTTTCATCGCATACATGGAACACGGATCCTGATTTGCGGGCCATGCGCCAGCACGTGACAGACGAATTTATCAAAGCCTTCAATGGAGGTCGCAAAGCCTTCATCGCTGGCGACTGGACGGACGCGATTGTGAAATTAGAGCGTGCAAATGAAATCATGATGGAAACTGCTCTGGAGGAAGGTTACCTGGAAgatgaattggaagaagttcAGATTCAAGCTGGAGATGACTCCAAAGGTGCTGCTGAGGCTTTGAAACGGGAAACTGGAGATGGACCAAGTAATCTTCTTAATTAA
- a CDS encoding predicted protein: protein MYTMRACMSIFVLATIALSSIGILVSMDVVLNMQSFEDKASLLHASSLPDRRSSKYGQSDTGIQNIAIEQDISAEQYPIRRASSSLPGRNFQNLSVAPETLFRKPFWSNSSSFDIDAPTILVQLGGELANQLGYIARASGLVWWLEREYGVNANVVLRRQESTTTKWIRARTDVTRCFPYLRDLDFEAGYTDEITHEISFLKEPGLQSNSTSARLIEARREGEYDETLQSFLSLYAQNHTNMGKRNGFLMTSKDLIVDKYYEDIRRIYQFDESCCIDVPDTDESVFHFRNFVTEGARIGNRLNFKELAPDQVANELFAHLNPGDKVAITSRYPDDFRTRMIVEAFEKRNIRVRVVGPRSGVADFCFLMHAQKELVGTAMSSFLIWAGLLGNATKVRAYTAMMSTGNSIFNHYNYTHPELKSRFRFERYAANMSASDLVLSKKQNTP from the exons ATGTACACAATGCGTGCTTGTATGAGCATTTTCGTATTGGCCACAATCGCACTATCAAGTATCGGAATTCTTGTCAGTATGGACGTGGTCCTGAACATGCAGAGCTTTGAAGACAAAGCATCTCTTCTTCATGCCTCTTCCTTACCAGACAGAAGGTCCTCTAAATACGGACAAAGCGATACCGGTATCCAAAACATAGCAATCGAACAAGACATCAGTGCAGAGCAGTATCCAATACGGCGAGCCAGTTCTTCACTTCCCGGCAGGAATTTCCAGAACCTTAGTGTAGCTCCTGAAACATTGTTCCGCAAGCCATTCTGGAGTAATTCTTCCAGTTTTGACATTGACGCCCCTACTATTCTAGTCCAGCTCGGCGGTGAATTGGCAAACCAACTGGGATATATTGCTAGAGCTTCTGGATTGGTTTGGTGGCTGGAGAGGGAATATGGTGTAAACGCCAACGTAGTTCTGAGACGGCAGGAGAGTACAACAACCAAATGGATCCGGGCTCGCACGGATGTAACTCGCTGTTTCCCTTACCTGAGAGACTTGGACTTTGAAGCCGGGTATACAGATGAGATAACACATGAGATAAGTTTTCTAAAGGAGCCTGGACTTCAGAGCAATAGTACATCTGCGAGACTTATCGAGGCACGGAGGGAAGGGGAGTACGATGAGACGCTCCAGTCATTTTTGAGTCTGTATGCCCAAAATCACACCAATATGGGAAAGAGGAATGGGTTT TTAATGACCAGCAAAGACCTCATTGTGGACAAGTACTACGAAGATATTCGCAGAATCTACCAGTTTGACGAAAGCTGCTGTATTGATGTACCCGATACGGACGAATCCGTTTTT CATTTTCGTAACTTTGTTACCGAAGGTGCTCGAATTGGAAATCGCCTAAATTTCAAGGAGCTAGCTCCGGATCAAGTGGCGAACGAGCTATTTGCGCATCTCAATCCTGGAGACAAAGTAGCCATTACTTCACGCTACCCCGATGACTTTCGGACACGAATGATTGTGGAAGCGTTCGAGAAGCGCAATATTCGAGTTCGAGTTGTAGGGCCAAGGTCTGGGGTTGCGGACTTTTGCTTCCTGATGCATGCACAGAAAGAGCTGGTTGGAACTGCCATGTCCTCGTTTTTAATTTGGGCTGGCCTTCTTGGAAACGCTACGAAAGTACGAGCGTACACTGCCATGATGTCTACGGGGAATAGTATCTTTAACCACTACAACTACACCCATCCGGAGCTCAAATCccgttttcgttttgagCGCTACGCCGCGAACATGTCCGCCTCCGACTTGGTGCTGTCGAAGAAGCAAAATACTCCTTGA
- a CDS encoding predicted protein, with protein MTTICACSSIFVLASIALSSIGILVSMDVVRNMQSFEDEAYLLQGSLFLDKRSSDYGQSDTGIQKTAFELDTRVEQYPIRRASYEIPGRNFQNLSVAPETFRKPFWSNSSSFDIDAPTILVQLGGELANQLGYIARASGLVWWLAREYGVNANVVLRRQESTTTKWIRARTDVTRCFPYLRDLNFEAGYTDEITQEISFLKDPALQSNSTSARLIEARREGEYDETLQSFLSLYAQNHTNMGKRNGYVNKPILVSKKMSGKDLIVDKYYEDIRRIYHFDESCCVDVPDADESIFHFRNFVSEDSRLGNDVTCKELAPDQVANELFAHLNPGDKVAITSRYPDDFRTRMIVEAFEKRNIRVRVVGPRSGVADFCFLMHAQKELVGTAKSSFLIWAGLLGNATKVRAYTVNTSGEQGTFNRYKYTHPELKSRFRFELYAANISVSDLVLPKM; from the exons ATGACCACGATATGTGCTTGTTCGAGTATTTTCGTATTGGCCAGTATTGCTCTATCAAGTATCGGAATTCTTGTCAGTATGGACGTTGTCCGGAACATGCAGAGctttgaagacgaagccTATCTTCTTCAAGGCTCTCTCTTCCTGGACAAAAGGTCCTCTGACTACGGACAAAGCGATACCGGTATCCAAAAGACAGCATTCGAACTAGATACCAGAGTAGAGCAGTATCCAATACGGCGAGCCAGCTATGAAATTCCCGGCAGGAATTTCCAGAACCTTAGTGTAGCTCCTGAAACGTTCCGCAAGCCATTCTGGAGTAATTCTTCCAGTTTTGACATTGACGCCCCTACTATTCTAGTCCAGCTCGGCGGTGAATTGGCAAACCAACTGGGATATATTGCTAGAGCTTCTGGATTGGTTTGGTGGCTGGCGAGGGAATATGGTGTAAACGCCAACGTAGTTCTGAGACGGCAGGAGAGTACAACAACCAAATGGATCCGTGCTCGCACGGATGTAACTCGCTGTTTCCCTTATCTGAGAGACTTGAACTTTGAAGCCGGGTATACAGATGAGATAACACAAGAGATAAGTTTTCTGAAGGACCCTGCCCTTCAGAGCAATAGTACATCTGCGAGACTTATCGAGGCACGGAGGGAAGGGGAGTACGATGAAACGCTCCAGTCATTTTTGAGTCTGTATGCACAAAACCACACCAATATGGGAAAGAGGAATGGTTACGTCAATAAACCTATTCTGGTAAGCAAAAAAATGAGCGGCAAAGACCTCATTGTGGACAAGTACTACGAAGATATTCGCAGAATATACCACTTTGACGAAAGCTGCTGTGTCGATGTACCCGATGCGGATGAATCTATTTTC CACTTTCGCAACTTTGTAAGCGAAGATTCTCGACTTGGAAATGACGTAACATGCAAAGAGCTAGCTCCAGACCAAGTGGCGAACGAGCTATTTGCGCATCTCAATCCTGGAGACAAAGTAGCCATTACTTCACGCTACCCCGATGACTTTCGAACACGAATGATTGTGGAAGCGTTCGAGAAGCGCAATATTCGAGTTCGAGTTGTAGGGCCAAGGTCTGGGGTTGCggacttttgcttcttgatgCATGCACAGAAAGAGCTGGTTGGAACTGCCAAGTCCTCGTTTTTGATTTGGGCTGGCCTTCTTGGAAACGCTACGAAAGTACGAGCGTACACTGTCAACACGTCAGGCGAGCAGGGCACGTTCAACCGCTACAAATACACCCATCCGGAGCTTAAATCccgttttcgttttgagCTCTACGCCGCGAATATTTCTGTCTCCGACTTGGTGCTGCCAAAGATGTAA